The proteins below come from a single Serratia ficaria genomic window:
- the punC gene encoding purine nucleoside transporter PunC, whose translation MRNSFGFMFYLAGLSMLGYLATDMYLPAFGAMREELQISAGAISASLSIFLAGFAFAQLLWGPLSDHLGRKPVLLIGLALFALGCLGMLWVQNAVQLWSLRFIQAIGVCSAAVTWQALVVDRYRDGKANRVFATIMPLVALSPALAPLLGAWLLNHAGWRMIFAVLLGIALLLLLPTLLLKESARPQPIAAEKNRGVSFWQLLKSPVFSGNVAMFAACSAGFFAWLTGSPFILGDMGYGPNDIGLSYVPQTLAFLLGGYGCRTALKRINGTTLLPWLLVTYGASMVALYLVATLTEPTLTSLLIPFCIMALVNGAGYPIMVANALTPFPESSGKAAALQNTLQLGLCFVASMLVSAFIAQPLPATVTVMVSTVVLAALGYWLQRGKAADAGQRAPREHANPAS comes from the coding sequence ATGCGAAATTCCTTTGGCTTTATGTTCTATCTCGCCGGCCTGAGCATGCTGGGTTATCTGGCGACCGACATGTACCTGCCGGCCTTCGGCGCCATGCGGGAAGAGCTGCAAATTTCCGCCGGCGCCATCAGCGCCAGCCTCAGCATCTTTCTGGCCGGCTTCGCCTTTGCGCAGCTGCTGTGGGGGCCGCTCTCCGACCACCTGGGCCGCAAGCCGGTGCTGCTGATCGGCCTGGCGCTGTTCGCCCTCGGCTGCCTCGGCATGCTGTGGGTGCAAAATGCCGTGCAGCTGTGGTCGTTACGCTTTATTCAGGCGATCGGCGTCTGCTCCGCCGCCGTTACCTGGCAGGCGCTGGTGGTCGATCGCTACCGCGACGGCAAGGCCAACCGCGTGTTCGCCACCATCATGCCGCTGGTCGCGCTGTCGCCGGCGCTGGCGCCGCTGCTGGGCGCCTGGCTGTTGAACCACGCCGGCTGGCGGATGATCTTCGCCGTGCTGCTGGGCATCGCCCTGCTGCTGCTGCTGCCGACCCTGCTGCTGAAAGAAAGCGCCAGGCCGCAGCCCATCGCGGCCGAAAAGAACCGCGGCGTCAGCTTCTGGCAGCTGTTGAAATCCCCGGTGTTCAGCGGCAACGTCGCCATGTTCGCCGCCTGCTCGGCCGGATTTTTCGCCTGGCTGACCGGTTCGCCGTTTATCCTCGGCGACATGGGCTACGGCCCGAACGATATTGGCCTGAGCTATGTGCCGCAAACCCTGGCCTTCCTGTTGGGGGGCTATGGCTGCCGCACCGCGTTAAAGCGCATCAACGGTACAACCTTGCTGCCGTGGCTGTTGGTAACCTATGGCGCTAGCATGGTGGCGTTGTATCTGGTGGCCACCCTGACCGAACCGACCCTGACCAGCCTGCTGATCCCGTTCTGCATCATGGCCCTGGTCAACGGCGCCGGTTACCCGATTATGGTGGCGAATGCGCTGACGCCGTTCCCGGAAAGCAGCGGCAAGGCCGCGGCGCTGCAGAATACCCTGCAGCTGGGCCTGTGCTTCGTCGCCAGCATGCTGGTCTCGGCGTTTATCGCGCAGCCGCTGCCGGCGACGGTAACGGTGATGGTGTCAACGGTGGTATTGGCCGCGTTGGGCTATTGGCTGCAGCGCGGGAAAGCGGCCGATGCGGGGCAGCGCGCGCCGCGGGAACATGCTAACCCTGCGTCATAA
- the cfa gene encoding cyclopropane fatty acyl phospholipid synthase, whose translation MSSSCIEDLSIQDNQWYRIAHEMLGMAGIEINGSRPFDIQVKNPNFFKRVLQEGSLGLGESYMDGWWECERLDIFFQRVVNAGLERKLPHHLKDTLRIAAARLTNLQSKKRAWIVGKEHYDLGNDLFTLMLDPYMQYSCAYWKDAATLEQAQEAKLRMICEKLQLQPGMRLLDIGCGWGGLSAFAAKNYGVSVVGVTISAEQQKLAQERCAGLEVEILLQDYRDLHQQFDRIVSVGMFEHVGPKNYRTYFNVVERNLKPDGLFLLHTIGSNRTDMNVDPWINKYIFPNGCLPSVTHIAQASEGHFVMEDWHNIGADYDRTLMAWYERFKQAWPQLAQRYSERFERMFSYYLNACAGAFRARDIQLWQVVFSPKGVEGGIRVSR comes from the coding sequence ATGAGTTCATCGTGTATAGAAGATCTGAGCATCCAGGACAACCAATGGTACCGTATCGCACATGAAATGCTCGGCATGGCCGGTATTGAAATAAACGGATCGCGGCCCTTCGATATTCAGGTCAAAAACCCCAACTTTTTTAAACGCGTGCTGCAGGAAGGATCTCTGGGGCTGGGCGAAAGTTATATGGACGGCTGGTGGGAATGCGAACGGCTGGATATATTCTTTCAACGCGTGGTCAATGCCGGGCTGGAAAGGAAACTCCCCCACCATCTTAAAGACACGCTGCGCATCGCCGCCGCGCGATTAACCAACCTGCAGTCGAAAAAACGCGCCTGGATAGTCGGCAAAGAGCATTACGATTTAGGCAACGATCTGTTTACCCTGATGCTCGATCCTTATATGCAATACTCCTGCGCTTACTGGAAGGACGCCGCCACGCTGGAACAGGCGCAGGAAGCCAAGTTGCGCATGATCTGCGAGAAACTGCAGCTGCAGCCGGGAATGAGGCTGTTGGATATCGGCTGCGGCTGGGGCGGCCTCTCCGCCTTTGCGGCGAAAAACTACGGCGTCTCGGTGGTCGGCGTGACCATTTCCGCCGAGCAGCAGAAGCTGGCGCAGGAACGCTGCGCCGGGCTGGAGGTGGAAATCCTGCTGCAGGATTATCGCGACCTGCATCAGCAGTTTGACCGTATCGTTTCCGTCGGCATGTTCGAACACGTCGGGCCAAAAAACTACCGCACCTATTTCAACGTGGTGGAGCGCAATTTAAAACCGGACGGTTTGTTCCTGCTGCATACCATCGGTTCCAACCGGACAGATATGAATGTTGATCCCTGGATCAACAAATATATCTTCCCGAACGGCTGCCTGCCGTCGGTCACCCATATTGCCCAGGCCAGCGAGGGACATTTCGTGATGGAAGACTGGCACAATATCGGCGCCGATTACGATCGCACGCTGATGGCCTGGTACGAACGTTTTAAACAGGCCTGGCCGCAGCTGGCTCAACGTTATTCCGAACGTTTCGAACGCATGTTCAGCTATTATCTGAACGCCTGCGCCGGCGCCTTCCGGGCGCGTGATATTCAACTGTGGCAGGTGGTATTCAGCCCTAAAGGGGTCGAAGGCGGTATTCGCGTCTCGCGCTGA